The following coding sequences lie in one Arachis ipaensis cultivar K30076 chromosome B05, Araip1.1, whole genome shotgun sequence genomic window:
- the LOC107644622 gene encoding IRK-interacting protein isoform X1, producing MTPTVSPSSIPPKKSSLTRKSLSSNPTQTLRMSSLRNRKPLRLNQKSPPTPPSPPPPPPPSIPLVQIATPVEVSPPKTTPLTAAQIRETTQNLISSIFATVSAFEASYFQLQSAHVPFVEESVKSTDRVLVSHLHRLSELKRFYRDWRREPESVSEFPIGSCLEAQVEENQSKLRILRTLSNRLQLELEQKHDEVSARRRELDGVHKGNIRLSKKLLNPCCDVLLTVRVFDSLLHDASRATHKFTKILIGLMRKAQWDLGLVANAVHPDVKYAKKGHNQYALLSYVCLGMFQCFDSLCFGVGLKEGEEDQDASNGLDLEKEDGSMKQLLEHVSSNPMDLLGIHPGCSFSRFCEHKYERLIHPSMESSIFVDLDQNEAVLRSWRSLSIFYEAFVGMASSIWTLHKLAHAFDPAVEIFQVERGVEFSMIYMEDITKRLAWPNKGRAKVGFTVVPGFKIGKIVIQSQVYLSNLRCTE from the exons GTCATCAAACCCGACCCAAACCCTTCGGATGAGTTCTCTCCGGAACCGGAAACCCCTCCGCCTCAAT CAGAAATCCCCGCCTACGCCTCCCTCGCCGCCGCCGCCTCCCCCGCCGTCAATCCCTCTTGTGCAGATCGCTACTCCTGTTGAAGTTTCCCCTCCCAAAACGACGCCGTTAACTGCGGCACAGATCAGAGAAACGACGCAGAACTTGATTTCATCGATCTTCGCTACGGTTTCTGCTTTCGAAGCTTCGTACTTCCAATTGCAGAGCGCACATGTTCCTTTCGTGGAGGAGAGCGTGAAGAGCACGGACAGAGTCTTGGTTTCTCACCTCCACAGGCTCTCCGAGTTGAAGCGGTTCTACCGAGACTGGCGCCGCGAGCCGGAATCCGTGTCGGAGTTCCCAATCGGATCCTGCCTCGAAGCTCAAGTGGAAGAGAATCAGAGCAAGCTTCGGATTCTTCGAACCCTCTCGAACCGGTTGCAGTTGGAGCTTGAACAGAAGCACGATGAGGTCTCCGCTCGAAGGAGGGAGCTTGATGGAGTTCACAAGGGTAACATTAGGTTGTCTAAGAAGCTTTTGAATCCTTGCTGTGATGTGTTGTTAACTGTTAGAGTTTTTGATTCATTGTTGCACGATGCTTCAAGGGCGACACATAAGTTCACCAAGATTTTGATAGGGTTGATGAGGAAGGCACAATGGGATTTGGGATTGGTGGCGAATGCAGTCCATCCTGATGTTAAGTATGCTAAGAAAGGTCACAATCAGTATGCGTTATTGTCCTATGTTTGTTTGGGAATGTTTCAATGTTTTGATTCGTTATGTTTTGGAGTTGGtttgaaagaaggagaagaagatcaAGATGCTTCTAATGGTTTAGATTTGGAAAAGGAGGACGGTTCGATGAAGCAATTGCTTGAGCATGTGTCTAGCAATCCAATGGATTTGCTGGGAATTCATCCTGGTTGCAGCTTTTCAAGATTTTGTGAGCACAAGTACGAGAGGCTTATCCATCCATCGATGGAGTCATCCATCTTCGTTGATCTAGATCAGAATGAAGCAGTTTTGAGGTCATGGAGGTCATTGAGTATATTCTATGAGGCGTTTGTTGGAATGGCAAGCTCCATATGGACATTGCATAAGCTGGCTCATGCTTTTGATCCCGCAGTTGAGATTTTTCAAGTCGAAAGGGGCGTGGAGTTCTCCATGATATACATGGAAGACATTACAAAGCGATTAGCTTGGCCAAACAAAGGGAGGGCAAAGGTTGGGTTCACAGTGGTTCCTGGTTTTAAAATTGGGAAGATAGTTATTCAATCACAGGTCTATTTAAGTAACTTAAGATGTACAGAGTAG